Proteins found in one Salvia splendens isolate huo1 chromosome 10, SspV2, whole genome shotgun sequence genomic segment:
- the LOC121752124 gene encoding inactive protein RESTRICTED TEV MOVEMENT 2-like — protein MDATAAINTSTFQPASDLIQQEDCNTLLLYLPGFTKEQLKVQLTRTRVVKISGQRPLPNNRWSSFQKDFPVPENCDTNKITAKFEEGTLYVRLPKEEKKLAPAEAPQPHKPAPPSPAAKIDPPPPPARPPTPIKTPTTSGEIKQSSAPKYSPETPAESREETRSDKRRREADGGDRKAEKREKGSGSGGGGGSGRVEADYNKLSAESPAARLKAARERIKNIVVLLFVFGLGIYVSNLPWFSNRAQD, from the exons ATGGATGCAACTGCAGCAATCAACACCAGTACCTTTCAGCCGGCTTCCGATTTGATACAACAGGAAGATTGCAACACTCTCCTCCTCTATCTCCCCG GATTCACGAAAGAGCAGCTGAAAGTGCAGCTAACGAGGACGAGAGTCGTGAAGATCAGCGGCCAGCGCCCACTGCCAAACAACAGGTGGAGCAGTTTCCAGAAGGATTTCCCCGTCCCCGAAAACTGCGATACCAACAAAATAACCGCCAAATTCGAGGAAGGAACATTGTACGTGAGGCTGCCCAAAGAGGAGAAGAAACTCGCACCTGCAGAAGCTCCGCAGCCGCATAAACCGGCGCCGCCTTCTCCTGCTGCGAAGATCGATCCGCCTCCGCCGCCAGCACGTCCACCAACACCAATTAAGACGCCGACAACTAGTGGTGAGATCAAGCAGAGTAGTGCTCCAAAATATTCTCCCGAAACACCGGCTGAGAGCAGAGAAGAAACGAGATCTGATAAGAGAAGACGTGAGGCGGATGGCGGCGATCGGAAGGCGGAGAAGCGCGAGAAAGGCTCGggaagcggcggcggcggcggatcgGGTAGAGTTGAAGCGGATTACAACAAGCTGAGCGCGGAGAGCCCTGCGGCTAGATTGAAGGCTGCGAGGGAGCGGATTAAGAATATTGTGGTGCTTCTCTTCGTATTTGGGCTTGGGATTTATGTTAGCAATCTGCCATGGTTTTCAAACAGAGCTCAGGACTGA
- the LOC121752123 gene encoding tRNA ligase 1-like isoform X2, giving the protein MSVSQRFFGALSNTFHSRSPFSYRISIPFRSFSPNLSRSSFSPLTIPRKQGASKEHRWVEKSKVNELSASLSASSLSASWSSSNAGKEAAMDRVAEDPVLPLLTPQFGSIGVMNHVPGRSQKSVWKPKSYGTISGATTVGPSSAPADQMTGPEHGKQTESSGAPAAVSSKLFREKLLESFTTDRLTYSRAQVRATFYPKFENEKSDQEVRTRMIEMVSKGLATMEVSLKHSGSLFMYAGHEGGAYAKNSYGNIYTAVGVFVLGRMFREAWGPQASKKQAEFNEFLERNRMCVSMELVTAVLGDHGQRPHEDYVVVTAVTELGNGKPKFYSTPALIAFCRNWRLPTNHVWLFSTRKSVMSFFAAYDALSEEGTATTVCKTLDEVADISIPGSKDHIMVQGEILEGLVARIVSQGSSEHMKQVLRDHPPPPTEGVDLGSSLREICAANRTNEKQQIMALLKSVGTSFCPNYMDWFGTEASDSQSRNADRSVLSKFLQTRPADFSTTKLQEIVRLMREKRYPAAFKFYHNFHKADSTSNDSLHFKMVIHVHSDLAFRKYQKEMRINPGLWPLYRGFFVDLNLFKVNEGRSVEFPKKASSGSELNGESAKDDLADEDANLMIKLKFLTYKIRTFLIRNGLSVLFKQGETAYKTYYMRQMKIWNTSPAKQRQLSKMLDEWAVYIHRKYGHKQLPSSTYLSEAEPFLEQYAKRSSENQALIGSAGSFVRVEDFMAMTGGGQDEEGDLEPERDMTPSSPSPMVKETVAKDHGLIVFFPGIPGCAKSALCKEIMSSPGRLGDDRPVKSLMGDLIKARYWVKVDQEYRKKPYSIMLADKNAPNEEVWRKIEDMCRSTGASGVPIIPDSEGTESNPFSLDSLSVFIFRVLHRANHPGNLDNSSPNAGYVLLMFYNLYEGKDRKEFETELIERFGSIVKMPLLEPKRPPLPESVRSVLEEGLSLYKLHCRQHGKLDSTKGQYAKEWTKWEKQLRDTLSANADYLNSIQVPFGVAVEKVIEQLQAIAKADYSPPSTEKRNLGAIVFAAVTLPISEIIDLIHNLGMKDPRVESFFKDKDLKSSLKNAHLTLAHKRSHGVTALASFAPHLNQNIPVAVSSLLFSDKLAALEADPGVVDGEKIDSKNEWPHVTLWTAQGVAAKEANALPQLLAQGKATRVEINPPTTVTGVLQFF; this is encoded by the exons GGAGCTAGTAAAGAACACAGATGGGTGGAGAAGTCAAAAGTCAACGAGTTATCTGCCTCATTGTCAGCTTCGTCGTTGTCAGCTTCATGGAGTTCCTCAAATGCTGGCAAGGAAGCTGCCATGGATAGGGTTGCAGAAGATCCTGTTCTGCCACTACTAACGCCGCAGTTTGGGAGCATTGGGGTAATGAACCATGTACCTGGTCGTTCACAAAAGTCTGTATGGAAGCCCAAGTCATATGGAACCATAAGTGGCGCCACAACAGTAGGACCGAGTTCAGCTCCAGCCGATCAAATGACAGGACCAGAACATGGAAAACAAACTGAATCTTCTGGGGCTCCTGCTGCCGTTTCTAGTAAGCTGTTTAGAGAAAAATTACTGGAAAGCTTCACCACTGACAGATTGACATACTCACGAGCCCAAGTTAGAGCAACTTTTTACcctaaatttgaaaatgagaaGTCTGATCAAGAG GTTAGGACTAGGATGATAGAGATGGTTTCCAAAGGTTTAGCTACTATGGAG GTTTCACTCAAGCACTCTGGCTCACTTTTCATGTACGCCGGACATGAGGGAGGAGCATATGCCAAGAATAGCTATGGGAATAT TTACACTGCAGTTGGTGTTTTTGTACTTGGACGCATGTTTCGTGAAGCTTGGGGTCCACAAGCTAGCAAGAAGCAGGCCGAGTTCAATGAGTTTCTTGAG AGGAATCGTATGTGTGTGTCAATGGAGCTGGTAACTGCTGTATTAGGAGACCATGGGCAACGTCCCCACGAAGATTATG TGGTTGTGACTGCAGTCACGGAGTTGGGTAATGGAAAACCAAAATTCTACTCTACCCCTGCTCTTATAGCTTTCTGTAGGAACTGGCGTCTACCTACAAATCATGTGTGGTTATTCTCAACAAG GAAATCTGTAATGTCATTTTTTGCGGCTTATGATGCCCTCAGTGAGGAAGGAACAGCCACGACTGTATGCAAAACACTTGATGAAGTTGCTGATATATCAATACCTG GATCAAAAGATCATATAATGGTGCAGGGTGAGATCTTGGAAGGTCTAGTGGCTCGGATAGTAAGCCAGGGTAGCTCAGAACATATGAAGCAGGTTTTGAGAGACCATCCTCCACCACCAACAGAAGGAG TTGACCTAGGTTCCAGCCTGCGTGAAATATGCGCTGCGAACAGAACCAATGAAAAGCAG CAAATAATGGCGCTTCTTAAGAGTGTTGGTACATCTTTCTGCCCAAACTATATGGACTGGTTTGGAACTGAAGCTTCTGATAGTCAATCAAGAAATGCAGATCGATCTGTGCTGTCAAAGTTTCTGCAAACCCGTCCAGCAGATTTTTCTACTACCAAATTACAG GAAATTGTTCGTCTGATGAGAGAAAAACGCTACCCTGCCGCCTTTAAGTTTTACCATAACTTTCATAAAGCAGATTCAACCTCAAATGACAGTCTTCATTTTAAGATGGTTATCCATGTCCACAGTGATTTAGCATTCAGAAAGTACCAGAAAGAGATGAG GATCAATCCTGGGTTGTGGCCATTATATCGAG GTTTTTTTGTCGACCTGAACTTATTCAAGGTTAATGAGGGGAGATCCGTAGAGTTCCCCAAAAAAGCTAGTTCCGGGAGTGAGTTAAATGGCGAATCAGCAAAGGATGATTTAGCAGATGAAGATGCAAACCTGATGATCAAGTTGAAGTTCCTTACATACAAG ATACGGACCTTTTTAATTCGGAATGGCTTGTCTGTTCTTTTTAAGCAAGGTGAAACTGCTTACAAAACCTACTACATGAG GCAAATGAAGATATGGAATACTTCACCTGCAAAGCAAAGACAGCTCAGCAAGATGCTGGATGAATG GGCTGTATATATTCACAGAAAATATGGACACAAACAACTGCCCTCGTCCACATATCTTAGTGAAGCAGAGCCATTCCTTGAGCAATATGCAAAACGCAGTTCCGAAAATCAAGCTTTAATTGGTTCTGCTGGTAGTTTTGTTAGAGTTGAAGATTTCATGGCCATGACTGGGGGAGGTCAAGATGAGGAGGGTGACCTTGAACCAGAGCGAGATATGACACCTTCAAGTCCATCTCCCATGGTTAAGGAAACCGTTGCTAAGGATCATGGACTTATTGTTTTCTTTCCAG GAATCCCTGGTTGTGCTAAATCGGCACTCTGTAAAGAAATAATGAGTTCTCCTGGAAGGCTCGGTGATGATCGTCCAGTTAAAAGTTTGATGGGTGATCTTATCAAAG CGAGATACTGGGTGAAGGTTGATCAAGAGTACCGCAAGAAACCGTACTCCATTATGCTTGCTGACAAAAATGCTCCCAATGAAGAAGTTTGGAGAAAG ATTGAGGACATGTGTCGCAGCACAGGGGCATCTGGTGTTCCAATCATACCCGACTCAGAAG GGACTGAATCGAATCCGTTCTCGCTTGATTCTCTTTCTGTTTTTATATTTCGAGTGCTTCACCGTGCTAATCATCCG GGAAATCTTGACAATTCATCTCCAAATGCTGGTTATGTGCTGTTGATGTTCTACAATCTTTATGAGGGCAAG GATCGTAAGGAGTTTGAAACGGAGCTAATCGAACGTTTTGGCTCTATTGTGAAGATGCCTTTATTGGAACCCAAAAG ACCTCCTCTACCCGAAAGTGTGAGATCTGTCTTGGAGGAAGGATTAAGTTTATATAAGCTTCATTGCCGACAACATGGAAA ATTGGATTCCACAAAAGGCCAATATGCAAAGGAGTGGACCAAATGGGAGAAGCAGTTACGTGATACGTTGTCCGCAAATGCTGATTATCTCAATTCTATTCAG GTCCCATTTGGCGTCGCTGTTGAAAAAGTTATTGAGCAGCTTCAAGCAATCGCCAAGGCAGATTATAGCCCACCTAGTACTGAAAAACGAAACCTCGGCGCCATTGTCTTTGCTGCTGTCACTCTGCCTATTTCAGAAATCATTGATCTCATTCATAAT TTAGGTATGAAGGATCCGAGGGTCGAAAGTTTCTTCAAGGACAAGGATTTGAAGAGCAGCCTTAAAAACGCCCATTTAACTCTGGCTCATAAGAGAAGCCATGGTGTAACTGCCTTAGCCAGTTTTGCTCCGCATCTCAACCAAAACATTCCTGTTGCTGTCAGCTCATTACTATTCAGCGACAAGTTGGCAGCATTGGAAGCTGATCCTGGAGTAGTCGATGGAGAGAAAATAGATTCAAAAAACGAATGGCCACATGTGACATTATGGACTGCTCAAGGTGTTGCGGCAAAAGAAGCGAATGCATTGCCTCAGTTGCTTGCACAAGGGAAGGCAACTCGTGTCGAGATCAATCCACCCACCACCGTAACAGGAGTTCTCCAGTTCTTCTGA
- the LOC121752123 gene encoding tRNA ligase 1-like isoform X1, whose protein sequence is MSVSQRFFGALSNTFHSRSPFSYRISIPFRSFSPNLSRSSFSPLTIPRKQRQGASKEHRWVEKSKVNELSASLSASSLSASWSSSNAGKEAAMDRVAEDPVLPLLTPQFGSIGVMNHVPGRSQKSVWKPKSYGTISGATTVGPSSAPADQMTGPEHGKQTESSGAPAAVSSKLFREKLLESFTTDRLTYSRAQVRATFYPKFENEKSDQEVRTRMIEMVSKGLATMEVSLKHSGSLFMYAGHEGGAYAKNSYGNIYTAVGVFVLGRMFREAWGPQASKKQAEFNEFLERNRMCVSMELVTAVLGDHGQRPHEDYVVVTAVTELGNGKPKFYSTPALIAFCRNWRLPTNHVWLFSTRKSVMSFFAAYDALSEEGTATTVCKTLDEVADISIPGSKDHIMVQGEILEGLVARIVSQGSSEHMKQVLRDHPPPPTEGVDLGSSLREICAANRTNEKQQIMALLKSVGTSFCPNYMDWFGTEASDSQSRNADRSVLSKFLQTRPADFSTTKLQEIVRLMREKRYPAAFKFYHNFHKADSTSNDSLHFKMVIHVHSDLAFRKYQKEMRINPGLWPLYRGFFVDLNLFKVNEGRSVEFPKKASSGSELNGESAKDDLADEDANLMIKLKFLTYKIRTFLIRNGLSVLFKQGETAYKTYYMRQMKIWNTSPAKQRQLSKMLDEWAVYIHRKYGHKQLPSSTYLSEAEPFLEQYAKRSSENQALIGSAGSFVRVEDFMAMTGGGQDEEGDLEPERDMTPSSPSPMVKETVAKDHGLIVFFPGIPGCAKSALCKEIMSSPGRLGDDRPVKSLMGDLIKARYWVKVDQEYRKKPYSIMLADKNAPNEEVWRKIEDMCRSTGASGVPIIPDSEGTESNPFSLDSLSVFIFRVLHRANHPGNLDNSSPNAGYVLLMFYNLYEGKDRKEFETELIERFGSIVKMPLLEPKRPPLPESVRSVLEEGLSLYKLHCRQHGKLDSTKGQYAKEWTKWEKQLRDTLSANADYLNSIQVPFGVAVEKVIEQLQAIAKADYSPPSTEKRNLGAIVFAAVTLPISEIIDLIHNLGMKDPRVESFFKDKDLKSSLKNAHLTLAHKRSHGVTALASFAPHLNQNIPVAVSSLLFSDKLAALEADPGVVDGEKIDSKNEWPHVTLWTAQGVAAKEANALPQLLAQGKATRVEINPPTTVTGVLQFF, encoded by the exons CGGCAGGGAGCTAGTAAAGAACACAGATGGGTGGAGAAGTCAAAAGTCAACGAGTTATCTGCCTCATTGTCAGCTTCGTCGTTGTCAGCTTCATGGAGTTCCTCAAATGCTGGCAAGGAAGCTGCCATGGATAGGGTTGCAGAAGATCCTGTTCTGCCACTACTAACGCCGCAGTTTGGGAGCATTGGGGTAATGAACCATGTACCTGGTCGTTCACAAAAGTCTGTATGGAAGCCCAAGTCATATGGAACCATAAGTGGCGCCACAACAGTAGGACCGAGTTCAGCTCCAGCCGATCAAATGACAGGACCAGAACATGGAAAACAAACTGAATCTTCTGGGGCTCCTGCTGCCGTTTCTAGTAAGCTGTTTAGAGAAAAATTACTGGAAAGCTTCACCACTGACAGATTGACATACTCACGAGCCCAAGTTAGAGCAACTTTTTACcctaaatttgaaaatgagaaGTCTGATCAAGAG GTTAGGACTAGGATGATAGAGATGGTTTCCAAAGGTTTAGCTACTATGGAG GTTTCACTCAAGCACTCTGGCTCACTTTTCATGTACGCCGGACATGAGGGAGGAGCATATGCCAAGAATAGCTATGGGAATAT TTACACTGCAGTTGGTGTTTTTGTACTTGGACGCATGTTTCGTGAAGCTTGGGGTCCACAAGCTAGCAAGAAGCAGGCCGAGTTCAATGAGTTTCTTGAG AGGAATCGTATGTGTGTGTCAATGGAGCTGGTAACTGCTGTATTAGGAGACCATGGGCAACGTCCCCACGAAGATTATG TGGTTGTGACTGCAGTCACGGAGTTGGGTAATGGAAAACCAAAATTCTACTCTACCCCTGCTCTTATAGCTTTCTGTAGGAACTGGCGTCTACCTACAAATCATGTGTGGTTATTCTCAACAAG GAAATCTGTAATGTCATTTTTTGCGGCTTATGATGCCCTCAGTGAGGAAGGAACAGCCACGACTGTATGCAAAACACTTGATGAAGTTGCTGATATATCAATACCTG GATCAAAAGATCATATAATGGTGCAGGGTGAGATCTTGGAAGGTCTAGTGGCTCGGATAGTAAGCCAGGGTAGCTCAGAACATATGAAGCAGGTTTTGAGAGACCATCCTCCACCACCAACAGAAGGAG TTGACCTAGGTTCCAGCCTGCGTGAAATATGCGCTGCGAACAGAACCAATGAAAAGCAG CAAATAATGGCGCTTCTTAAGAGTGTTGGTACATCTTTCTGCCCAAACTATATGGACTGGTTTGGAACTGAAGCTTCTGATAGTCAATCAAGAAATGCAGATCGATCTGTGCTGTCAAAGTTTCTGCAAACCCGTCCAGCAGATTTTTCTACTACCAAATTACAG GAAATTGTTCGTCTGATGAGAGAAAAACGCTACCCTGCCGCCTTTAAGTTTTACCATAACTTTCATAAAGCAGATTCAACCTCAAATGACAGTCTTCATTTTAAGATGGTTATCCATGTCCACAGTGATTTAGCATTCAGAAAGTACCAGAAAGAGATGAG GATCAATCCTGGGTTGTGGCCATTATATCGAG GTTTTTTTGTCGACCTGAACTTATTCAAGGTTAATGAGGGGAGATCCGTAGAGTTCCCCAAAAAAGCTAGTTCCGGGAGTGAGTTAAATGGCGAATCAGCAAAGGATGATTTAGCAGATGAAGATGCAAACCTGATGATCAAGTTGAAGTTCCTTACATACAAG ATACGGACCTTTTTAATTCGGAATGGCTTGTCTGTTCTTTTTAAGCAAGGTGAAACTGCTTACAAAACCTACTACATGAG GCAAATGAAGATATGGAATACTTCACCTGCAAAGCAAAGACAGCTCAGCAAGATGCTGGATGAATG GGCTGTATATATTCACAGAAAATATGGACACAAACAACTGCCCTCGTCCACATATCTTAGTGAAGCAGAGCCATTCCTTGAGCAATATGCAAAACGCAGTTCCGAAAATCAAGCTTTAATTGGTTCTGCTGGTAGTTTTGTTAGAGTTGAAGATTTCATGGCCATGACTGGGGGAGGTCAAGATGAGGAGGGTGACCTTGAACCAGAGCGAGATATGACACCTTCAAGTCCATCTCCCATGGTTAAGGAAACCGTTGCTAAGGATCATGGACTTATTGTTTTCTTTCCAG GAATCCCTGGTTGTGCTAAATCGGCACTCTGTAAAGAAATAATGAGTTCTCCTGGAAGGCTCGGTGATGATCGTCCAGTTAAAAGTTTGATGGGTGATCTTATCAAAG CGAGATACTGGGTGAAGGTTGATCAAGAGTACCGCAAGAAACCGTACTCCATTATGCTTGCTGACAAAAATGCTCCCAATGAAGAAGTTTGGAGAAAG ATTGAGGACATGTGTCGCAGCACAGGGGCATCTGGTGTTCCAATCATACCCGACTCAGAAG GGACTGAATCGAATCCGTTCTCGCTTGATTCTCTTTCTGTTTTTATATTTCGAGTGCTTCACCGTGCTAATCATCCG GGAAATCTTGACAATTCATCTCCAAATGCTGGTTATGTGCTGTTGATGTTCTACAATCTTTATGAGGGCAAG GATCGTAAGGAGTTTGAAACGGAGCTAATCGAACGTTTTGGCTCTATTGTGAAGATGCCTTTATTGGAACCCAAAAG ACCTCCTCTACCCGAAAGTGTGAGATCTGTCTTGGAGGAAGGATTAAGTTTATATAAGCTTCATTGCCGACAACATGGAAA ATTGGATTCCACAAAAGGCCAATATGCAAAGGAGTGGACCAAATGGGAGAAGCAGTTACGTGATACGTTGTCCGCAAATGCTGATTATCTCAATTCTATTCAG GTCCCATTTGGCGTCGCTGTTGAAAAAGTTATTGAGCAGCTTCAAGCAATCGCCAAGGCAGATTATAGCCCACCTAGTACTGAAAAACGAAACCTCGGCGCCATTGTCTTTGCTGCTGTCACTCTGCCTATTTCAGAAATCATTGATCTCATTCATAAT TTAGGTATGAAGGATCCGAGGGTCGAAAGTTTCTTCAAGGACAAGGATTTGAAGAGCAGCCTTAAAAACGCCCATTTAACTCTGGCTCATAAGAGAAGCCATGGTGTAACTGCCTTAGCCAGTTTTGCTCCGCATCTCAACCAAAACATTCCTGTTGCTGTCAGCTCATTACTATTCAGCGACAAGTTGGCAGCATTGGAAGCTGATCCTGGAGTAGTCGATGGAGAGAAAATAGATTCAAAAAACGAATGGCCACATGTGACATTATGGACTGCTCAAGGTGTTGCGGCAAAAGAAGCGAATGCATTGCCTCAGTTGCTTGCACAAGGGAAGGCAACTCGTGTCGAGATCAATCCACCCACCACCGTAACAGGAGTTCTCCAGTTCTTCTGA